The Oscillospiraceae bacterium genome has a window encoding:
- a CDS encoding lipid II flippase MurJ, which produces MKRSAVKTVSVMVAATAFSKLLGMLRGILLASHYGTSPEATAFSAASRIPLSFFDILFGSAILGCFIPVYNSLVSAADERRFDEADKFAGIYLNFILLLTGIITALGLIFARGMISMLASGLDKTTFELAVRLFRIMLPLIMLAGSAYTLVGVLQSRGEFIFPSLISCFSNSFVIIYFLFFDRSFGIAGLAAAYLAAWGIQLVTLIIPLKKRGFRFYALFDFGNKAFLKALKATPKVVAGSWLIPFSLLIGLDFSLRSGTEGAVPAFEYATTLFIIAAGILTYGICNYSFPEMSRRAANEHAGNAENVGFNEAAREALFVSLLITLPVLCAMTVLSPNITAVIYMRGSFDVNSCRLVAAALKAVSTAIPAFAVCEVMSRSFYALGKNSVPATAALSGIVSDFLLSYLFVSILKLGPSSAAAAMSCGLWVSALVMLCCAGSIKGFFKTRDALWTAKAAVSAVLSYAVMNLTVVLIGADAFTCGFWKNAGVCAAVFIPGAAVYAVSLIIIREPYSQAFLNSKSGRKKA; this is translated from the coding sequence ATGAAACGTTCTGCTGTAAAAACAGTTTCCGTAATGGTCGCCGCAACGGCGTTTTCAAAGCTGCTCGGAATGCTCCGCGGGATTCTTCTCGCATCTCACTACGGAACCTCTCCGGAAGCAACCGCTTTTTCAGCGGCCTCCCGTATTCCGCTTTCTTTTTTTGATATCCTTTTCGGTTCGGCAATACTCGGATGTTTCATCCCGGTATACAACAGCCTTGTTTCTGCCGCAGACGAGCGCAGATTTGACGAAGCGGACAAATTTGCCGGTATATACCTGAATTTTATCCTGTTGCTTACCGGAATTATAACAGCTCTGGGACTTATATTTGCGCGCGGCATGATTTCGATGCTCGCCTCCGGTCTTGATAAAACAACTTTTGAGCTGGCGGTACGGCTGTTCAGGATCATGCTGCCGCTGATAATGCTTGCAGGATCCGCCTATACTCTTGTCGGAGTCCTGCAGTCTCGCGGAGAATTCATCTTTCCCTCTTTGATCTCCTGCTTCTCCAATTCTTTTGTAATAATTTATTTTCTGTTTTTTGACCGTTCATTCGGAATTGCCGGGCTTGCGGCCGCCTATCTCGCGGCATGGGGCATTCAGCTCGTAACGCTTATTATTCCGCTTAAAAAGCGCGGCTTCAGGTTTTACGCGCTCTTTGATTTCGGCAATAAAGCCTTTCTCAAAGCCCTTAAAGCAACGCCCAAGGTCGTCGCCGGATCGTGGCTTATTCCATTTTCGCTTCTGATAGGGCTTGATTTTTCTCTGCGTTCCGGTACAGAGGGAGCTGTGCCGGCGTTTGAATACGCGACGACGCTTTTCATCATTGCGGCAGGCATACTCACATACGGTATTTGCAACTATTCCTTTCCGGAGATGTCGCGCCGCGCGGCAAACGAACACGCGGGAAACGCGGAAAACGTCGGCTTCAACGAGGCTGCGCGCGAAGCGTTGTTTGTGTCACTTCTTATCACTCTTCCTGTATTATGCGCCATGACAGTACTCTCTCCAAACATTACGGCCGTTATATATATGCGCGGCAGCTTTGATGTAAATTCGTGCAGGCTTGTGGCGGCGGCTCTTAAGGCGGTTTCGACCGCGATACCGGCTTTCGCCGTGTGCGAAGTCATGTCACGCAGCTTTTATGCGCTCGGAAAAAACTCTGTCCCAGCCACCGCCGCTCTTTCGGGAATCGTGTCCGACTTTCTGCTGTCGTATCTTTTCGTTTCGATATTAAAGCTCGGTCCATCCTCCGCCGCCGCCGCGATGTCATGCGGATTATGGGTTTCGGCGCTGGTCATGCTTTGCTGCGCCGGAAGCATCAAGGGCTTTTTCAAAACACGGGACGCACTCTGGACCGCCAAAGCAGCCGTGTCGGCCGTATTATCCTATGCCGTAATGAATTTGACAGTTGTTTTAATAGGCGCGGATGCCTTCACCTGCGGATTCTGGAAAAACGCAGGCGTTTGCGCGGCCGTATTCATACCCGGCGCGGCGGTATACGCCGTTTCTCTGATTATCATCCGCGAACCTTATTCGCAGGCATTTCTGAATTCAAAATCCGGGAGGAAAAAAGCATGA
- the trmD gene encoding tRNA (guanosine(37)-N1)-methyltransferase TrmD produces MRFDIMTLFPEMMDTIFSQSIIGRARSSGYIEINCYNIRDYSTDKHRKVDDTPYGGGRGMLMAPEPIYNCYAAITESLGYKPYTVYLSPKGRLFDQNTAAQLKEKGHVILLCGHYEGVDERIIEEIVDEEISIGNYVLTGGELPAAVVVDCVSRLVDKVLPADECFTDESIYSGLLEYPQYTRPPIFHGKAVPEVLSSGNHARIAKWRHEQAVRLTLDKRPDLICNNMGTEVDIKPERHEKT; encoded by the coding sequence ATGCGATTTGACATAATGACACTCTTCCCGGAAATGATGGATACAATTTTTTCACAATCTATCATCGGACGTGCAAGAAGCTCGGGATATATAGAAATAAACTGTTATAACATAAGAGACTATTCGACAGATAAGCATCGAAAGGTCGACGATACCCCGTACGGAGGCGGACGCGGAATGCTCATGGCGCCTGAGCCCATATACAATTGCTACGCCGCAATAACCGAAAGCCTGGGATACAAGCCATATACGGTCTACCTGTCTCCGAAAGGTCGCCTGTTCGATCAAAACACCGCCGCGCAGCTCAAGGAAAAGGGTCACGTGATCCTGCTCTGCGGACATTATGAAGGCGTGGACGAACGGATCATTGAGGAAATCGTCGACGAGGAAATATCAATAGGTAATTATGTCCTGACGGGAGGCGAGCTTCCCGCCGCGGTCGTTGTGGACTGTGTTTCCCGTCTTGTCGACAAGGTGCTGCCCGCTGACGAATGTTTTACAGACGAAAGCATTTATTCCGGACTGCTTGAATACCCTCAGTATACTCGTCCTCCCATATTTCACGGAAAAGCCGTCCCGGAGGTGCTTTCCTCCGGCAATCACGCCCGGATCGCCAAATGGCGGCACGAACAGGCCGTGCGTCTCACTCTTGATAAGCGCCCGGATTTGATATGCAATAATATGGGAACAGAAGTTGATATAAAACCCGAAAGGCATGAAAAAACATAA
- a CDS encoding neutral/alkaline non-lysosomal ceramidase N-terminal domain-containing protein, whose protein sequence is MKKSVIAAVLAAAALLVSSSVSFSACNIPEKISSGTDTMSSVFTQDKSLMKIGAASVCTNPTVPIHLTGFGNIDRKYLGVHDDIEMDAVAFECEGKRSVIVAADTLGWDKGLTDQLRERIEKELGVDKNALMFNASHTHSAPNTLTNTHGLGGYVKEYSDWFYETAFQTVKAALDDLEEGAIYIGESPAKFVSINRRLIKGGVCYWQPWDAGPRNDNVMVIKAVCNDKVKAVLFNFACHPSTMNGDYITADYVGYARNYIEKKIPGTTAVFIQGCGGDLKTRALTEDGSAFKVSYEGAEACGSRLGSSVVALCNGKAGDMTCLDGSVSAKVARFTIPLQENKTTKAQYLSLSKSSTGVLPEVYTWFYENYESLPTEIPYSIQRIDFGDKFTIFALEGEAVVEYDALFKALLPDRKVMVAGYSNGEIGYICTTHMYAEGGYEPDGSTIYYGIPQGFVPEIESIIMQKASELCE, encoded by the coding sequence ATGAAAAAAAGTGTAATTGCCGCGGTGCTGGCTGCCGCTGCGCTTCTTGTTTCCTCATCCGTTTCATTTTCAGCATGCAATATTCCGGAGAAAATTTCCTCTGGCACTGATACAATGAGCTCGGTATTTACTCAGGATAAATCATTGATGAAAATCGGAGCGGCCTCCGTATGCACGAATCCGACGGTGCCGATACACCTGACAGGCTTTGGAAATATTGATAGAAAATATCTCGGAGTACACGACGATATAGAAATGGACGCTGTCGCTTTCGAATGTGAAGGAAAGCGAAGCGTTATTGTCGCCGCCGATACGCTCGGATGGGATAAGGGCCTCACGGACCAGCTCCGTGAAAGAATTGAAAAAGAATTGGGTGTTGATAAAAACGCCCTGATGTTCAATGCCAGCCATACGCATTCCGCTCCGAATACGCTCACGAATACACACGGGCTCGGCGGATATGTGAAGGAATATTCGGACTGGTTTTACGAAACCGCGTTTCAGACTGTAAAGGCCGCGCTCGACGACCTTGAAGAAGGCGCGATTTATATCGGAGAAAGCCCCGCAAAATTTGTTTCAATAAACCGCCGACTGATAAAGGGCGGAGTCTGTTATTGGCAGCCGTGGGACGCGGGCCCCCGCAACGACAATGTCATGGTCATAAAAGCGGTATGCAATGATAAGGTCAAAGCTGTGCTTTTTAATTTTGCATGTCATCCGAGCACTATGAACGGTGATTATATTACAGCTGATTATGTGGGATACGCCAGAAATTATATAGAGAAAAAAATCCCCGGCACCACCGCGGTGTTCATTCAAGGCTGTGGCGGAGATCTTAAAACACGCGCTTTAACCGAAGATGGAAGCGCGTTCAAGGTTTCATATGAGGGCGCCGAAGCCTGCGGCAGCAGACTGGGCAGCTCCGTCGTCGCTTTGTGCAACGGCAAAGCAGGTGATATGACCTGTCTTGACGGCTCTGTATCGGCAAAAGTCGCACGTTTCACAATCCCTCTTCAGGAAAACAAGACGACAAAGGCACAATACCTCTCGCTGTCTAAATCCTCCACAGGCGTGCTGCCGGAGGTATACACTTGGTTTTACGAAAATTATGAAAGCCTGCCGACGGAAATTCCGTATTCAATTCAACGCATAGATTTCGGCGATAAATTCACGATATTCGCGCTGGAAGGCGAAGCAGTCGTCGAATATGACGCGCTTTTCAAGGCGCTGCTCCCCGACCGTAAGGTCATGGTGGCCGGATATTCAAACGGGGAAATCGGATACATATGCACAACTCATATGTACGCAGAAGGCGGATATGAACCGGACGGAAGCACGATCTATTATGGTATACCGCAGGGCTTTGTTCCGGAAATTGAATCTATTATAATGCAAAAGGCTTCGGAGCTTTGCGAATAA
- the rimM gene encoding ribosome maturation factor RimM (Essential for efficient processing of 16S rRNA), translating into MIKQYLEAGRIVNTHGLSGEVKVEHWCDSAETALAIKQFFLDDRGIEALDVVNSRQQGTLLLISFDKIDHVDKAMALKNKTLYADRKNIPIPDGAVFISDILGLEVIDAATGKIYGKLTDVFNKGANDVYEIKSGEKTYLFPAVKEFIAKIDTSAGIFISPPKGIFDSEI; encoded by the coding sequence ATGATAAAACAGTACCTTGAAGCCGGAAGAATTGTCAACACTCACGGGCTGTCAGGAGAAGTCAAAGTCGAGCATTGGTGCGACTCGGCCGAAACGGCACTCGCTATCAAGCAGTTTTTTCTCGACGATAGAGGCATTGAGGCTCTGGACGTGGTCAACTCGCGTCAGCAGGGGACGCTTCTGCTGATCAGCTTTGATAAAATTGATCACGTAGACAAAGCAATGGCATTAAAAAACAAAACACTTTATGCGGACAGAAAAAATATTCCCATTCCTGACGGAGCTGTATTCATAAGCGATATTCTCGGCCTTGAGGTCATAGATGCCGCGACCGGAAAAATCTATGGAAAGCTGACTGATGTTTTTAATAAAGGAGCCAATGATGTATATGAAATCAAAAGCGGAGAAAAAACATATTTGTTTCCCGCGGTAAAGGAATTCATAGCGAAAATCGATACATCCGCCGGCATTTTTATTTCTCCGCCCAAAGGCATTTTTGATTCTGAAATATAA
- a CDS encoding DUF624 domain-containing protein, with protein MAKLFKGLVDYSKPGAGVKKDKNDKRFTFTNFFPVLGRRFWKLVSMNLLYVFFNFPVFFGLLGLSGNFDIPFNTPAKMFYPILYGAGLYSKGPAYYALMGVHGFMIESGYPSATTRILYYLTLLVLLTFGMANVGMAYVTRNFAKEEHADVGSDFFLTIKKNFFQGLLLGIVDIALLSVISFDLYYFYYMQSIGFGMQLMFYVSIGLGFIYAAMRFYMYIILVTFKLNTYKIIKNSFIFALLGIKRNLLAFIGILLTISINYFFYMMFPPIGVVMPFIITFSLCAFISAYAVYPIIKKYMIIPYYPDADKQPESDVEPVFVDRG; from the coding sequence GTGGCAAAGCTATTCAAAGGACTGGTCGACTACTCTAAGCCCGGAGCTGGCGTAAAAAAAGACAAAAATGATAAAAGATTCACCTTTACAAACTTCTTTCCGGTGCTCGGCAGACGGTTTTGGAAGCTCGTAAGCATGAACCTGTTGTATGTCTTCTTCAATTTTCCTGTTTTTTTCGGCCTTCTGGGGCTTTCCGGAAACTTTGACATACCGTTTAACACACCGGCAAAAATGTTTTATCCGATCCTCTATGGAGCAGGGCTTTATTCCAAAGGGCCGGCTTATTACGCTCTCATGGGTGTTCACGGCTTTATGATCGAATCCGGATATCCGAGCGCAACGACAAGGATACTTTACTATCTGACGCTGCTGGTTCTGTTGACTTTCGGGATGGCCAATGTCGGCATGGCGTATGTCACACGGAATTTCGCCAAAGAAGAACACGCGGATGTAGGGTCCGATTTTTTCCTTACAATAAAGAAAAACTTTTTCCAGGGACTGCTTCTCGGAATTGTCGATATAGCATTATTATCGGTTATTAGCTTCGATCTGTATTATTTCTATTATATGCAGAGCATCGGCTTCGGAATGCAGCTAATGTTTTACGTTTCGATAGGACTCGGATTCATATATGCGGCAATGAGATTCTATATGTATATCATCCTTGTAACCTTTAAGCTCAACACATATAAAATAATTAAAAACTCATTCATTTTCGCACTTCTGGGAATCAAACGCAATCTGCTCGCGTTTATAGGCATACTTCTTACAATCAGCATTAATTACTTTTTCTATATGATGTTCCCACCGATCGGAGTAGTAATGCCGTTTATAATCACCTTTTCACTTTGCGCTTTCATATCCGCATACGCCGTATACCCTATAATTAAAAAATATATGATCATTCCTTATTATCCCGACGCCGATAAGCAGCCTGAATCCGATGTGGAACCTGTTTTTGTCGACAGAGGCTGA